One region of Gigantopelta aegis isolate Gae_Host chromosome 7, Gae_host_genome, whole genome shotgun sequence genomic DNA includes:
- the LOC121377915 gene encoding scavenger receptor cysteine-rich domain superfamily protein-like, with translation MTSDVIKTTFTTGDVVIVEGPVITISTTRLERSESGLLSPNDVKPHRDIDCNESTLAFRLVGGRGPWEGRVEVFHDGQYGTVCDDGFGPEEAKVFCTMIGYNSSYYTLSRAENAAKFGPGSGPIWLDSVNCSGSESDISECQSDGWGVTDCDHGEDVGVVCPGSEVKLVGGSSDSIGQVNIGVGQHYPVCSDGWGQKEATFVCRMLGKEPQNGMARAIAVPSGYFGSFYQHRKMFTGFSCNGNESDIMFCNHTETSTDCPSKKYAGVSCNPLGSPRTHISLQHGYVKIRVNYYVNTWTDSSNVYNDNLAALVCNTLGYTVR, from the exons GAAAGTGGCTTGTTATCTCCCAACGACGTCAAACCACACAGGGACATAGATTGCAATGAGTCTACATTGG CATTTCGACTGGTCGGTGGGCGAGGCCCGTGGGAGGGGCGGGTAGAGGTGTTCCATGACGGTCAATACGGAACTGTATGTGATGACGGGTTTGGACCAGAAGAGGCGAAAGTGTTCTGTACGATGATTGGTTATAATTCTAG cTATTACACATTAAGTAGAGCGGAAAACGCTGCAAAATTTGGACCAGGTTCCGGACCTATATGGTTGGATAGCGTGAACTGTTCTGGATCCGAGAGTGACATCTCGGAATGTCAGTCTGACGGATGGGGCGTCACCGACTGTGACCACGGCGAGGATGTGGGCGTGGTGTGTC CCGGATCTGAAGTGAAGCTCGTCGGCGGTTCCAGTGATTCAATAGGGCAAGTTAATATAGGAGTTGGCCAGCACTACCCAGTCTGCTCCGATGGGTGGGGCCAAAAGGAAGCAACCTTTGTCTGTAGAATGCTGGGCAAGGAACCTCA GAATGGAATGGCCAGAGCGATCGCCGTACCCAGTGGATACTTCGGCTCTTTCTATCAACACAGAAAGATGTTCACTGGTTTCTCATGCAATGGCAACGAGTCGGATATTATGTTCTGTAACCACACAGAAACTTCGACCGACTGTCCGTCTAAGAAATATGCGGGAGTGTCCTGTA ATCCCTTGGGTTCACCACGAACGCACATTTCTTTACAACATGGATACGTAAAGATACGGGTGAACTACTACGTTAATACCTGGACCGACTCCTCCAACGTCTACAACGACAACCTGGCTGCACTGGTGTGCAACACCCTCGGTTACACCGTCAGGTAA